GAGCAGGATCTAGCCTATCTTTGTGATTCGTTGTGAAGATAATTATGCGTTCTTCACCACAGCATGACGGAAAACCATCAAGGAAGTTGAGGAGCCCAGAGTGTCACCTGTCGATGAAATAGTAAGATAACACATATATCTGTAAGTATTAGTTTCTTAAAGCGATATAATTCTGTTATTCCATTCATCTAGAACTTGAGTGACCAACGGTTTAATCAATGCTAGTCATGCATGCTCTAAATGTAAAAGTGTAAACTGACCTGAGTTTTATTGTTGTTCCTCCGTGATTCATCCCCCGGTTCCCCATTTTGCAGCTTGATTGTGCAGTCAACGTCTTCAAAGACGATTATAGATTGGTTAGGCATGGAAAACAACAGCTTACCCAAGTCGGAATTGGAATTAACGCTTGTTAGGTCCAACTCGTAGATGTCATAGTTAAGGTGATTAGCCATGGCTGCAATCAGGCTTGACTTGCCTGTGCCAGGAGGGCCATATAACAAGTATCCACACTTCCAAGCTTTGCCGACCCTTCTGTAAAACTCCTTTCCATTTATAAAGTTGTTTAAATCATCCAACACAGCTTTCTTAAGTTCTGTATCCATTGCTAGGAGCTTGAAGGTCATTGGATGGTCGAGCTTGACAGCATCCGGGAACCATCTCTGCTGTTCAACTGTGTGGAACTTTACTGCCTTGTGTTCTCTTTTAATTTCCTTTGATCTCTCAAGAATGTAGGGCAAGTACGAGTTCAACACCTTCTCTTTGAGTTTCTTATGAAACGTTAGCTCATAGAATCTTGCTTCTTGTCGTAACGATGCATTAAGATCACCCCGATGTCTAGCAAATGGTGATTTAACCTCTACATAAATCAACTTCCATTTTACTTGAACATTTTCGTATACATCAGCTAACTCTTCACCTCTGTCCACTGACACTGCTAGTTTCTTCTCTTTCGCATCCTTGCTCGCTTTGATTCTTCGAACAGACGGGGTCACTATAGTGCCCAAATACTCATGAGCGGCCTCAAAAATTTCGTTCGGAAATAGTCCTTGAAATTCGTCGATGACAATGGTGAGTTGAGAAGAGAAACGTCGTGCAATGTTATAGAGGCCCGAATAGAAGTAGTTCCGAAGTTCGTCGGGGATGAAGTCGTTGGCAATACTTTGAACAAGCATTGCTGAAGCAGCAAGAGTGGCAATGGCAGGCAAAAGAGCCTTCGTTTCAGGTATTTTGTTAGGTTAAATGAAAAGTGGTTTCCCTAATTTGGTGTCTTGGGTTTTTTCCCGGACAAACAACCTCAATTTATAGCCATTAATTTCATAGATTTTTCTTCCATtagggattttaaatttggtTTTTTCCTAGATTTTTCTTTGGCTGACCAAGCAAGTCTCAAGGAGAAATCAAAAAGTGAGAAAAAAGTCATCAATtgcttaatttatttatttatttttatttttccacaAAAGATGTGTTTTTTTACAACGATACATTTTATACGAAAGAGATGGAGAGTTTGGTTAAGTCACATAATGAATAatctaatttgatatcgaattcgccattcacgagattcgaacctaagagctctcacttacaagtgaagaagaataccagcacacagtagtactaagtggccaaAGGAATTGTTAACCCTTAAGTGAAACGTTTCTAAGTTTGAAGTTGACCTCTTCAAAAAGACGAAGAAATTTCATACATTCACATATTTGAAGTTTCAAAGTTGAAACTTCCATCAATTATCTATGGTCTAAATTTCTTTTCGTTCTTGATTAGACTCGTTTGGTGCTTAGGATTGAAATGGATTGAACAACTCACTATACTCAATTTCGAGGCAGGTTGAAGAAATAAATTATAGTTCGTCTAAAATACTTTTCCCTTTCAATCCCTGCAAAATTGGAGCGTCCGAAGGGATAAATTTCATTCTTGTCTAATCCTTTCGAATcctcttaaaataaaaaatcattcacCTCACACATACACCCTTGAATTATATGAGATACCCAATCCAGTCCAATTAAAGGCACCAAACGAGTCCAAAATCTCAATTTCAAGAGCAAAAACAAAAGACAGAAGAGGCTCAAAATTTCTCATATTTTCATCAAGTATTCTCAATCTAACACAAGATAAAAGTTTCTGAGACGAACTTGGGAACATCCAACCGTTAGAAATACACGCAATGCAAGACACTATTGAACTCAACTACTCATTTATCAGTAAGAACTTTGAGGAAGTCACACCTACCAAAACAGTTAAAACCACATCAAAAAAGagaggaggtggaggtgggGGTATTTTTTCGGTGGGGGGTGTTGATCTtccttttacttttgttttcctTCCAACGAGTGGGCGGGTTAGCACTTCAGAGAAGTCATGCTGGTTCAGAATCTAAAACTATCAGAGGGCGGTGTTCTTCCTTTCATTTCGGTACCCTTCTAAGCAGCTTGTACATGCCAAAAATATTCTTATGCTGCCACAGATACGGGATGAAAAAGGAGCGGTACTTGGCAGGCGAGAGCTCCCTGTCTAAGTAAGGCAACGCTCCAATCACCTGAAATTTAGAAGAAAACCAATTCAGCACATGGTGATTCATTTAGGGAAAAGTGTAACAGCAGACTGATTTTTACCTCCCAAGTTGATAAGTCACTTCCCCGAGAAGGGAAAGGCCGACTAAGCTGCAGCTCGACAAGGAACGTACATTGATCAAGATCCCGGAGCTGTAACAAGAATGATTGGTCATTTTACAATGAAAacaatatatattgaaaagAAACCATAACAAATACAGGGCCCTTTAGTTTTAAACAAACTAGCATAGAGAATGGTGATTAATTACATATTGCAAGTCAGATGCTTTGTTCTTATTGTTAAGATATGGTGGTGCTGCTGCAGTTCCACCCAAGGTAGAATTGAATGGGAAGGGAAGAAGTCCTCTGAACCCATCATCAATCCAACGGACCTCTCCCACATAATCAGGAACAAAAAATGATGATGGGAAGCGGTGCCATTCACTTCCAACACAGAGAACAGAACCTGAAATTCAGAAGGGAAAACAGAATTTTCAGAACTACATGACTTCCAAAAATTGCATAACAGAACATCAACTTCAGAACCCAAAAGGTTCCTTACAATTTGAGACGTCAACAAGAAAAATAAGTTTGATGTGGGAAAGTAATCTAGGTGGTGAGCCTAACCGATATGTAAGTGTATGAAATTGTAACATGAGTTTTCTTCTATTGTACATTCCAAATATTAAGAATCCATACTAAATTAACTGTTAACAGAACATAGCAGCAAGATGTTGGTCTCACCTGTTCCTACATCGTCATGATGCTCTAAAAGCTTGTAAACCTCTATAGGGGCGGAATAACCATTGATCACTGAAAACGTACGAGCATGGGAGGCACATAATATGAAGCTAAGAACCACCGGTCTCAGAATCTTTGCTGTCTGCATGTATAAATAATAATAGTGTGACCATGAGAGGTTCGCAAAGATAATTTAAcaatattttttatgaaaaataggATAAGCTTACCATAACCGTTGGAGAATTTCCTTGGGAATCATAATCAGATCGGAAAACATCAGGAAAGCTCTCAATGACAGCCGATGCAGCAACACAAATTAGTGGATATATTGGATAAAGGAACCTGCAATGATAAATGGAAATATCTAGTTATCAATCACATCTAACCTGCACTTGACTAACATTGAACAATCTTCAGATTTTCTGTGCCCTCACCAaaataccaaattgacacactAAATATTCCGATTTGAGACTACAAAGTGAGTGCTGCCTATGATTATGGTGAGATGTATGGAAATACTTAAGAGTTACTGTAATTGCAGagaattaggaagaaaaaaaccatttttgtttattatataatatagaGGAGAAAGTATAAATGGAAACGTCAAGCACAGAGACAGAGCTACCAACAGCATTTGAATTGTTTACTGCAAATGCACGATTGTGCAAATTTGGGAAATGGTAGATTTTGTCGAAAATAAGCAATATTAACTAGCAGGAACATACTCAAATTCAACCAATTATAGGAAAGTTGTGCAACAGTTTTTCCCAGATATCGGAATATTTATTCGAACCTTTCTTCTTTGTGTGGCTGCAAAGACATGAATGCCAACCAAATATATACTGGTGAGACAACAATCAGCAAGTTTGGGGCATACTTTTTCCTTGCAATCGGCAGCATTGCCAGAAACAGCAATGCAAGTacaaaacaaaagttaaaaTTGTTAAATCCGTTCCTTAAATAATATAGCGGCCCCTCAGTTCCATACAAATGGCTCTCACCGCCTCCTGCAACATTATAGATCAACAGATTTAACACGGATGATGTCCATCTGCTGTAGTAGTAATGATCAACGAGAACCGAGAATACCTGAAAGACCTCCAATGTATAAGCGTAAGcatgataaagaaaacaaaaaagcgATAAATTAACATAAGAAATTATAACTCTATTTGTGCCAATTACATAGGTACAGGCACTATACGTTGTTCATTCACAAACAAAATACCAATAATGACATACAAGAAGAGCAACAGATATGGCGGCCCCGGCAAGAAAAGCTTGTTTGAATCTTCTAGCTAGA
This window of the Malus domestica chromosome 03, GDT2T_hap1 genome carries:
- the LOC103431862 gene encoding AAA-ATPase At3g50940-like, which gives rise to MLVQSIANDFIPDELRNYFYSGLYNIARRFSSQLTIVIDEFQGLFPNEIFEAAHEYLGTIVTPSVRRIKASKDAKEKKLAVSVDRGEELADVYENVQVKWKLIYVEVKSPFARHRGDLNASLRQEARFYELTFHKKLKEKVLNSYLPYILERSKEIKREHKAVKFHTVEQQRWFPDAVKLDHPMTFKLLAMDTELKKAVLDDLNNFINGKEFYRRVGKAWKCGYLLYGPPGTGKSSLIAAMANHLNYDIYELDLTSVNSNSDLGKLLFSMPNQSIIVFEDVDCTIKLQNGEPGDESRRNNNKTQIEGLIREVEVTPAEVAGQLMKSKNAHIALQCLFDFLLEKKIQHKGEEES
- the LOC103431571 gene encoding alpha-1,2-mannosyltransferase ALG9-like → MSLSTRLRRPQPSDDPSSSSSPPPPQSSSSYSKVDKQGKSDGGVDKGLGWFFPLVALGMLRYMSATSNIIHDCDEVFNYWEPLHFLLYKSGFQTWEYSSQFALRSYLYILFHALVGQPASWLFAEEKVRVFYAVRIFLGLLSVITDTVLVVALSRKYGKRLASYTLAMLCLTSGCFFASTSFLPSSFSMYAMSLSSGLFLLDKYTMAVTVAAVGVILGWPFSILAFLPVTFYSLARRFKQAFLAGAAISVALLVFSVLVDHYYYSRWTSSVLNLLIYNVAGGGESHLYGTEGPLYYLRNGFNNFNFCFVLALLFLAMLPIARKKYAPNLLIVVSPVYIWLAFMSLQPHKEERFLYPIYPLICVAASAVIESFPDVFRSDYDSQGNSPTVMTAKILRPVVLSFILCASHARTFSVINGYSAPIEVYKLLEHHDDVGTGSVLCVGSEWHRFPSSFFVPDYVGEVRWIDDGFRGLLPFPFNSTLGGTAAAPPYLNNKNKASDLQYLRDLDQCTFLVELQLSRPFPSRGSDLSTWEVIGALPYLDRELSPAKYRSFFIPYLWQHKNIFGMYKLLRRVPK